A genomic region of Microlunatus sagamiharensis contains the following coding sequences:
- a CDS encoding CBS domain-containing protein, which translates to MRAGEIAEEYPVVGVDVPALEAVRLLSERRLPGLVVTEVDGRPKAVLPASQIVRYIVPDYVQRDPSLAGVLGEKAADKIAQRLVSATVGDLLPDRPQELPLLQADDTVLELAAVMARLKSPLCAVLDHGRIVGVVTAAHLLELVCGPLT; encoded by the coding sequence GTGCGTGCAGGAGAGATCGCGGAGGAGTACCCCGTCGTCGGGGTCGACGTGCCGGCGCTGGAAGCGGTTCGGCTGCTGTCGGAGCGGCGCCTGCCGGGACTGGTGGTGACGGAGGTGGACGGCCGGCCCAAGGCGGTCCTGCCGGCCTCGCAGATCGTGCGCTACATCGTGCCCGACTACGTCCAGCGCGACCCGTCGCTGGCCGGGGTGCTGGGGGAGAAGGCCGCCGACAAGATCGCCCAGCGGCTCGTCAGCGCCACGGTGGGCGACCTCCTGCCGGACCGGCCGCAGGAGCTGCCCCTGCTGCAGGCCGACGACACCGTGCTCGAGCTCGCCGCGGTGATGGCACGGCTCAAGAGCCCGCTGTGCGCGGTGCTCGACCACGGGCGCATCGTCGGGGTGGTCACCGCGGCGCACCTGCTCGAGCTGGTCTGCGGGCCCCTCACCTGA
- a CDS encoding ArsB/NhaD family transporter, which produces MLWVAVVVFVVVYALIASEKVNRVVAALAGAGVVLAVGIVGPEQAFFSEETGVDWNVVFLLFGMMVIVGVLRQTGVFEYVAIWAAKRARGRPFRVMALLCLITAVASAGLDNVTTVLLVAPVTLLVCDRIGVRPVPYLIAEALASNIGGTATLIGDPPNLIVASRAGFTFNDFLVNLAPVVAVMLVAFVLLCRVLFRRDFTADPDQVAEVMELDEREAIRDRSLLVRSLAVLAAVLAAFSLHPVLHLEPSVVALLGAGLLVAISGLSPQTYLADIEWETLLFFAGLFILVGSLVEVGAVGHLADGLAAAIGDSPVRGMMLLLWGSAVLSAAVDNIPYVATMAPVVQQLTAEGPLAGREGLWWALLLGADLGGNATAIGASANVVVTGIAKRNGHPISFWEFTKYGSVVAVVTLAIATPYVLLRY; this is translated from the coding sequence ATGCTGTGGGTCGCGGTCGTCGTCTTCGTCGTCGTCTACGCCCTCATCGCCTCCGAGAAGGTCAACCGGGTGGTGGCCGCCCTGGCCGGGGCGGGCGTCGTCCTCGCCGTGGGCATCGTGGGGCCCGAGCAGGCGTTCTTCTCCGAGGAGACCGGGGTCGACTGGAACGTCGTCTTCCTGCTCTTCGGGATGATGGTGATCGTCGGGGTGCTGCGCCAGACCGGCGTGTTCGAGTACGTGGCCATCTGGGCGGCCAAGCGCGCCCGTGGGCGACCCTTCCGGGTGATGGCGCTGCTCTGCCTGATCACCGCCGTCGCCTCCGCCGGGCTGGACAACGTGACCACGGTCCTGCTCGTGGCGCCGGTGACGCTGCTGGTCTGCGACCGCATCGGGGTCCGACCCGTCCCGTACCTGATCGCGGAGGCGCTCGCCTCGAACATCGGCGGCACGGCGACGCTGATCGGCGACCCGCCGAACCTGATCGTCGCGAGCCGGGCAGGGTTCACCTTCAACGACTTCCTCGTGAACCTGGCGCCCGTGGTGGCCGTGATGCTCGTCGCCTTCGTGCTGCTGTGCCGGGTGCTGTTCCGGCGGGACTTCACCGCCGACCCCGACCAGGTCGCCGAGGTGATGGAGCTCGACGAGCGCGAGGCGATCCGCGACCGGAGCCTGCTGGTCCGCAGCCTCGCCGTCCTCGCGGCCGTGCTGGCCGCCTTCAGCCTGCACCCGGTGCTCCACCTGGAGCCGTCGGTGGTGGCGCTGCTCGGTGCCGGCCTGCTGGTGGCGATCAGCGGCCTCAGCCCGCAGACCTACCTCGCCGACATCGAGTGGGAGACGCTGCTCTTCTTCGCCGGCCTGTTCATCCTCGTCGGGTCGCTGGTCGAGGTGGGCGCCGTCGGGCACCTCGCGGACGGGCTGGCGGCGGCGATCGGGGACAGCCCGGTGCGCGGGATGATGCTGCTGCTCTGGGGGTCGGCGGTGCTGTCGGCCGCGGTCGACAACATCCCCTACGTCGCCACGATGGCGCCGGTGGTGCAGCAGCTCACCGCCGAGGGTCCGCTGGCCGGGCGCGAGGGCCTGTGGTGGGCCCTGCTGCTCGGGGCCGACCTCGGTGGCAACGCCACGGCCATCGGCGCCAGCGCGAACGTCGTGGTGACGGGCATCGCCAAGCGCAACGGCCACCCGATCTCGTTCTGGGAGTTCACCAAGTACGGCTCGGTCGTCGCGGTCGTGACGCTGGCGATCGCGACGCCCTACGTGCTGCTGCGCTACTGA
- a CDS encoding fasciclin domain-containing protein, which translates to MSRRRGGHVPRTRALVALLPLALVGCTSSTETPSSPGTSLVTPSPSVPSLVSTPSGTTPSPSRDDASTGTRPFGPGCSRILGDDEADVERLSASDVVDALSQSPTLTRLGRAVGEAGLVQELEGEDGATLLAPDDEAFSRLGRADAARLLGDRSTLVRVVRTHVLPERLGPEELVGRHQALSGATVEVTGSGTDLTVDGDARVVCGNIRTSNATIYVIDRVLVPR; encoded by the coding sequence ATGTCCAGACGCCGTGGAGGGCACGTCCCGCGCACCCGTGCCCTGGTCGCGCTCCTGCCGCTCGCCCTCGTCGGGTGCACGTCGAGCACCGAGACCCCCTCGTCCCCGGGGACCTCGCTGGTCACGCCGTCGCCCAGCGTGCCCTCCCTCGTGTCGACGCCGTCCGGCACGACCCCCAGCCCGTCCCGGGACGACGCGTCCACCGGCACACGTCCCTTCGGCCCCGGGTGCTCCCGCATCCTCGGGGACGACGAGGCGGACGTGGAGCGGCTGTCCGCGTCCGACGTGGTCGACGCGCTCTCCCAGAGCCCGACGCTGACCCGGCTCGGGCGGGCGGTCGGGGAGGCAGGTCTCGTGCAGGAGCTCGAGGGCGAGGACGGTGCCACCCTGCTCGCACCGGACGACGAGGCGTTCTCGAGGCTCGGCCGCGCGGACGCGGCCCGCCTGCTGGGAGACCGCTCGACGCTGGTGCGGGTGGTGCGGACGCACGTCCTGCCCGAGCGGCTGGGACCCGAGGAGCTGGTCGGTCGCCACCAGGCCCTCAGCGGGGCGACGGTCGAGGTGACCGGCTCCGGCACGGACCTGACCGTCGACGGGGACGCCCGGGTCGTCTGCGGCAACATCCGGACGTCGAACGCGACGATCTACGTCATCGACCGGGTGCTGGTGCCGCGCTGA
- a CDS encoding chloride channel protein — MARVAVVGPAGRVVRSRRLGLLALALLVGLGAGLGAVLFRLMIENLTRLFTGYTDYAAVPGRAHGYLPGVGGWFVVLAPVLAGAVYGPLVQRFAREARGHGVPEVMLAVARNGGRIRPQVAAVKAAASALCIAGGGSVGREGPIVQIGSALGSSLAQLCRLDERRIRLLVACGAAGGISATFNAPLAGVFFAMELILRQWAADSFGMVVVASVTSSVVARGLLGDVPFLPLPPFHVEHLVEYPLFALLGLVAGLTGVGFSRVLYLVEDLCDWAWRGPEWLRPMVGGVVLGGLLLVLPQMYGVGYPVLGRAVDGGYAIAFLLVLLVGKVIACSLTIGIGGSGGVFAPSLFCGAMVGAAFGEVVQAVAPSAGGSVGAFALVGMGAVFAGAARAPITAVVMLFELTGEYTIILPLMLAIVLATGISHLVSHDTVYTRKLLRRDIDIDEPADARLARQPLGTVMGPTPPSVVADTPLREVAALFASSGAGSLPVLDPDGRYLGVLSAHEIMDAVASGEDTDVGSLCSPAESAHVSEPLSRAVRLLDAGAPAVAVVDDQDTLVGWVGARDVLAAFGGPSVPERPATAAQVR, encoded by the coding sequence GTGGCGAGGGTGGCGGTGGTCGGGCCTGCGGGTCGGGTGGTGCGCTCGCGTCGGCTGGGTCTGCTGGCGCTGGCCCTGCTGGTCGGGCTCGGCGCCGGGCTCGGCGCGGTGCTGTTCCGCCTGATGATCGAGAACCTGACCCGGCTGTTCACCGGCTACACCGACTACGCCGCGGTCCCCGGGCGCGCGCACGGGTACCTGCCCGGGGTCGGCGGCTGGTTCGTGGTGCTGGCCCCCGTGCTGGCCGGGGCCGTGTACGGGCCGTTGGTCCAGCGCTTCGCGCGTGAGGCCCGGGGCCACGGCGTCCCCGAGGTCATGCTGGCCGTCGCCCGCAACGGCGGCCGCATCCGACCTCAGGTGGCGGCGGTCAAGGCCGCGGCCAGCGCCCTCTGCATCGCCGGCGGCGGGTCGGTGGGACGTGAGGGCCCGATCGTGCAGATCGGGTCGGCGCTCGGGTCGTCGCTGGCCCAGCTCTGCCGGCTGGACGAGCGGCGGATCCGGCTGCTGGTGGCCTGCGGGGCTGCCGGCGGCATCTCCGCGACCTTCAACGCGCCCCTGGCCGGCGTGTTCTTCGCCATGGAGCTGATCCTGCGCCAGTGGGCCGCCGACTCCTTCGGCATGGTCGTCGTGGCCTCGGTGACCTCGAGCGTCGTCGCCCGCGGTCTCCTCGGCGACGTCCCCTTCCTGCCGCTGCCGCCGTTCCACGTCGAGCACCTCGTCGAGTACCCCCTCTTCGCGCTGCTCGGGCTCGTGGCGGGTCTCACCGGGGTGGGCTTCTCGCGGGTGCTCTACCTCGTCGAGGACCTCTGCGACTGGGCCTGGCGAGGACCGGAGTGGCTGAGGCCGATGGTGGGCGGTGTGGTGCTCGGCGGGCTGCTGCTGGTCCTGCCCCAGATGTACGGCGTCGGCTACCCCGTCCTCGGCCGGGCCGTCGACGGCGGGTACGCGATCGCCTTCCTCCTCGTCCTGCTGGTGGGCAAGGTCATCGCCTGCAGCCTCACGATCGGGATCGGCGGCTCCGGCGGCGTCTTCGCCCCGAGCCTCTTCTGCGGCGCCATGGTCGGCGCGGCGTTCGGCGAGGTCGTCCAGGCCGTCGCCCCGTCGGCCGGCGGGTCGGTGGGCGCCTTCGCCCTGGTCGGCATGGGTGCCGTCTTCGCCGGCGCGGCACGCGCGCCGATCACGGCGGTGGTGATGCTCTTCGAGCTCACCGGCGAGTACACGATCATCCTCCCGCTGATGCTCGCGATCGTGCTCGCGACCGGGATCAGCCACCTCGTCTCGCACGACACCGTCTACACCCGCAAGCTGCTGCGCCGCGACATCGACATCGACGAACCGGCCGACGCCCGGCTCGCGCGCCAGCCGCTGGGCACGGTCATGGGTCCGACGCCCCCGTCGGTCGTCGCCGACACCCCGCTGCGCGAGGTCGCCGCGCTGTTCGCCTCCTCGGGAGCGGGTTCGCTGCCGGTGCTCGACCCGGACGGCCGCTACCTCGGGGTCCTCAGCGCGCACGAGATCATGGACGCGGTGGCGTCCGGCGAGGACACCGACGTGGGGTCGCTCTGCTCGCCCGCGGAGTCGGCGCACGTGTCCGAGCCGCTGAGCAGGGCCGTACGGCTGCTCGACGCAGGGGCGCCCGCGGTCGCCGTCGTCGACGACCAGGACACCCTCGTCGGGTGGGTCGGGGCCCGCGACGTGCTCGCGGCCTTCGGCGGGCCGTCCGTGCCCGAGCGGCCCGCCACCGCGGCGCAGGTGCGCTGA
- a CDS encoding MMPL family transporter, which translates to MTRTVLGRASARAGRAYRAAVTSGRWVVVGAWLLLATLITLLVPSHGGGGGGFGDLVSPTSPVLQVEQRILEQFRVPVLTGTTLVVHQPDGLSVLTRADSVLWALGTTQDVLDAPGGAPPGSIEAAIPLPTGRSDTTVTYLFMSDGTGLRNSVRLGQEYASHFNNQVGVQTYVTGFVPAQVAQGEYLRSRLRLFEIASVLLIVLVVAAAFRSLLAPLTVLAVAGTGYAVYFPLLSSIADRLGFEVPSQLEPVLVALLLGVVTDYCVLLFAAFRDGLDEGRTSVLAARGALRREGSVVAVAGLTVAGGTIALLAAPFGVFRGLGPALALTVLVGLALCLTLTPALMTVMGWRLFTVLPIRGSRRAATRRRARRRQDGDRLEGLVRRLTRRGPAAVAVLMVVAVLGIAVLPLAHARLDLSFTAGLPRDDGVYRGAQLLGDAGLRGITAPTEVLVEQEGVAAQRPELARLEDELARQPGVARVIGPADLPSDRARGLVLSTSGDAARYLVVFDSDPLAARAVSNARLLQQRAAGLAASSGLPDARVALTGQTLIAGEVGQLTRSSLEITLLVAMAIELVILALYLRALLAPVVLLACSVLSVAAALGLTTWLFQDVLGQEGLTFYAPFAAAVLLVALGADYTVFSVGAIWNEARRRPMDEALVVAVPRASHAITTAGAILAATFALVAVIPLATFRQIAFAMSVGLLLDTFVVRPFLTPAVLTLLGRLALWPRRAPRAGLFPPDPEPAGGSRG; encoded by the coding sequence TTGACGAGGACGGTCCTCGGGCGCGCGTCGGCACGGGCGGGACGCGCCTACCGCGCCGCCGTCACGTCCGGACGCTGGGTCGTCGTCGGCGCCTGGCTCCTGCTCGCCACCCTGATCACGCTCCTGGTGCCCTCGCACGGCGGCGGGGGCGGCGGCTTCGGCGACCTGGTCTCGCCCACGAGCCCGGTGCTGCAGGTCGAGCAGCGGATCCTCGAGCAGTTCCGGGTGCCCGTGCTAACCGGCACGACGCTGGTCGTGCACCAGCCCGACGGGCTGAGCGTGCTGACCCGCGCCGACTCCGTGCTGTGGGCCCTCGGGACGACGCAGGACGTCCTCGACGCGCCGGGCGGCGCCCCTCCCGGGTCGATCGAGGCCGCGATCCCGCTGCCCACCGGGCGCTCGGACACCACGGTCACGTACCTGTTCATGTCCGACGGGACGGGTCTGCGCAACTCCGTCCGCCTGGGGCAGGAGTACGCGTCGCACTTCAACAACCAGGTGGGCGTGCAGACGTACGTCACCGGGTTCGTCCCCGCCCAGGTGGCCCAGGGCGAGTACCTGCGCTCACGGCTCCGGCTCTTCGAGATCGCCAGCGTCCTGCTCATCGTCCTCGTCGTCGCGGCCGCCTTCCGCTCGTTGCTCGCCCCGCTGACGGTGCTCGCCGTCGCGGGCACCGGCTACGCGGTGTACTTCCCGCTGCTGTCCTCGATCGCCGACCGGCTGGGCTTCGAGGTGCCGTCCCAGCTCGAGCCGGTGCTGGTGGCCCTGCTGCTCGGGGTCGTCACCGACTACTGCGTGCTGCTCTTCGCCGCCTTCCGCGACGGCCTCGACGAGGGCCGGACCTCCGTGCTCGCCGCTCGGGGTGCCCTGCGGCGGGAGGGCTCGGTCGTGGCGGTCGCCGGCCTGACGGTGGCCGGGGGGACCATCGCGCTGCTGGCGGCACCGTTCGGCGTGTTCCGGGGGCTCGGGCCGGCCCTGGCCCTGACCGTGCTGGTCGGCCTGGCCCTGTGCCTGACGCTCACACCGGCCCTCATGACCGTCATGGGCTGGAGGCTGTTCACGGTGCTCCCGATCCGCGGGTCCCGCCGGGCGGCGACCCGCCGTCGAGCGCGACGACGCCAGGACGGCGACCGCCTCGAGGGTCTCGTGCGCAGGCTGACGCGACGGGGGCCGGCCGCGGTCGCCGTGCTGATGGTGGTCGCGGTGCTCGGGATCGCCGTCCTGCCGCTCGCCCACGCACGCCTCGACCTCTCCTTCACGGCGGGCCTGCCCCGCGACGACGGCGTCTACCGGGGCGCCCAGCTCCTGGGTGACGCGGGGCTGCGGGGCATCACGGCCCCCACCGAAGTCCTCGTCGAGCAGGAGGGGGTCGCGGCGCAGCGCCCCGAGCTGGCGCGGCTGGAGGACGAGCTCGCGCGCCAGCCCGGCGTGGCCCGGGTCATCGGGCCGGCCGACCTGCCCTCGGACCGGGCCCGCGGCCTCGTGCTCTCCACCTCCGGCGACGCCGCGCGCTACCTGGTCGTCTTCGACAGCGACCCCCTGGCTGCGAGGGCCGTCTCCAACGCCCGCCTGCTGCAGCAGCGCGCCGCGGGGCTGGCCGCCTCCTCGGGGCTGCCGGACGCCCGGGTCGCCCTCACCGGGCAGACGTTGATCGCGGGCGAGGTCGGCCAGCTCACGCGCAGCAGCCTGGAGATCACCCTGCTCGTGGCGATGGCCATCGAGCTGGTCATCCTCGCCCTCTACCTGCGTGCCCTGCTGGCACCGGTGGTCCTCCTGGCGTGCAGCGTGCTGAGCGTGGCCGCGGCGCTGGGTCTCACGACCTGGCTCTTCCAGGACGTCCTCGGTCAGGAGGGGCTGACCTTCTACGCGCCGTTCGCCGCCGCGGTGCTGCTCGTCGCCCTCGGCGCGGACTACACCGTCTTCTCGGTCGGCGCGATCTGGAACGAGGCCCGGCGTCGCCCGATGGACGAGGCGCTGGTCGTCGCGGTGCCGCGGGCCTCCCACGCCATCACGACGGCCGGGGCCATCCTCGCCGCGACCTTCGCGCTGGTCGCGGTGATCCCGCTCGCGACGTTCCGCCAGATCGCCTTCGCCATGAGCGTCGGTCTGCTGCTCGACACCTTCGTCGTGCGTCCGTTCCTCACGCCCGCGGTCCTGACGCTGCTCGGACGGCTCGCGCTCTGGCCCCGCCGCGCTCCCCGCGCGGGGCTCTTCCCACCCGACCCGGAACCGGCAGGAGGCAGCCGTGGCTGA
- a CDS encoding LmeA family phospholipid-binding protein, producing MADDVRRRGGWLPAALVVLALLLLTWGADVLARVGAESLVAQDVQAATGVAEEPVVEIDGRFFLPQVVRGAYGRVHVSARGLRNGPLVVESLDADLTDVRVPFHDVLVRDVRAIGVGHSEETAVLTYPALNSYLEATGRPLTVAPGPDGEGVTLTGSVEVLGKQVDASADVTLSVDEGNLQLTPQAVTSGSVLGDAARLLLGQRLSVTVPLGSLPFSQRLTGVRPTADGLVVQAAGDAVVLQP from the coding sequence GTGGCTGACGACGTACGGCGCAGAGGGGGCTGGCTGCCGGCCGCCCTCGTGGTCCTGGCCCTGCTGCTCCTCACCTGGGGCGCCGACGTGCTCGCGAGGGTGGGCGCGGAGTCCCTCGTCGCGCAGGACGTGCAGGCGGCCACCGGAGTCGCCGAGGAGCCCGTCGTCGAGATCGACGGCCGGTTCTTCCTCCCGCAGGTCGTCCGGGGCGCGTACGGGCGGGTGCACGTCTCGGCGCGCGGCCTGAGGAACGGCCCGCTGGTCGTCGAGTCCCTCGACGCCGACCTCACCGACGTCCGGGTGCCGTTCCACGACGTCCTCGTGCGCGACGTCCGCGCCATCGGCGTCGGGCACTCCGAGGAGACGGCCGTCCTCACCTACCCGGCCCTGAACTCCTACCTCGAGGCGACCGGGCGCCCGCTGACGGTCGCTCCCGGACCGGACGGTGAGGGCGTCACGCTCACGGGCTCGGTGGAGGTGCTCGGCAAGCAGGTCGACGCGAGCGCCGACGTCACGCTCTCCGTCGACGAGGGGAACCTCCAGCTGACGCCGCAGGCGGTCACCAGCGGATCGGTGCTCGGCGACGCCGCCCGGCTCCTGCTCGGGCAGCGCCTCAGCGTGACCGTGCCCCTGGGCAGCCTGCCGTTCTCGCAGCGCCTCACGGGCGTCCGGCCGACGGCCGACGGCCTGGTCGTCCAGGCGGCCGGGGACGCCGTCGTGCTGCAGCCCTGA
- a CDS encoding cation:proton antiporter domain-containing protein, producing MMRTVMLVLLFAVCLLVSVLVSGVAARTVLSTSLVFLLAGALVGEGGFGLVRLDPDSPIVGDLADLALFTVLFVDGTALRTLRGEGSWRQPARALGIGMPLAFGGVAVLAHWVAGFDWVTAMLVAAVLAPTDPVFASAIVGRRDVPARLRRLLSVESGLNDGLALPVVVILISAAGSPGGGGEHTGLGAVALELVGGLALGVVVPVLIHLLLRIPGLGAEPRLQPLGPLAVGILLYAVAHLSGANAYLAAFAGGAVVARLNPAAQESFSELGEQLAELAKFAALLVFGALLTPSLFASIGLGGWVVAVLSLVLVRPASLVLSLLGSPLERKELFAAAWFGPKGFASVVYGLLVLHSGIPQAVDAYELIAVCIGLSIVAHSSTDVPVARLFSVEEIAGVPDDRKRPQPETAHPVDR from the coding sequence ATGATGCGGACGGTGATGCTGGTGCTGCTGTTCGCGGTCTGCCTGCTGGTCTCGGTGCTCGTCTCCGGGGTGGCAGCGCGGACCGTGCTCTCCACCTCGCTGGTCTTCCTGCTGGCCGGGGCGCTGGTCGGGGAGGGCGGCTTCGGCCTGGTGCGGCTCGACCCCGACAGCCCGATCGTGGGAGACCTGGCCGACCTCGCGCTGTTCACCGTGCTGTTCGTCGACGGGACCGCCCTGCGGACGCTGCGCGGGGAGGGGTCGTGGCGCCAGCCCGCCCGCGCCCTCGGCATCGGCATGCCGCTGGCCTTCGGCGGGGTCGCCGTGCTCGCGCACTGGGTGGCCGGCTTCGACTGGGTCACCGCGATGCTGGTGGCGGCCGTGCTGGCCCCGACCGACCCCGTCTTCGCCTCGGCCATCGTCGGGCGCCGTGACGTCCCCGCCCGCCTCCGCCGGCTGCTGAGCGTCGAGAGCGGCCTCAACGACGGGTTGGCGCTCCCGGTGGTCGTGATCCTGATCAGCGCGGCCGGGAGCCCCGGGGGCGGCGGCGAGCACACCGGGCTCGGCGCGGTGGCGCTGGAGCTCGTCGGAGGTCTGGCGCTCGGCGTGGTGGTGCCGGTGCTGATCCACCTGCTGCTCCGGATCCCCGGGCTGGGTGCGGAGCCCCGGCTGCAGCCGCTCGGGCCGCTGGCCGTCGGCATCCTGCTCTACGCCGTCGCCCACCTGAGCGGCGCCAACGCGTACCTCGCCGCCTTCGCCGGCGGTGCGGTGGTGGCGCGGCTCAACCCTGCTGCTCAGGAGTCGTTCTCCGAGCTGGGTGAGCAGCTCGCCGAGCTGGCGAAGTTCGCGGCCCTGCTCGTCTTCGGGGCCCTGCTGACGCCGAGCCTCTTCGCGAGCATCGGCCTGGGCGGCTGGGTCGTGGCCGTCCTGTCGCTGGTGCTCGTCCGGCCGGCGTCCCTGGTGCTCTCCCTGCTGGGCAGCCCGCTCGAGCGCAAGGAGCTGTTCGCCGCGGCGTGGTTCGGGCCCAAGGGGTTCGCCTCGGTCGTGTACGGCCTGCTGGTGCTGCACTCCGGGATCCCGCAGGCCGTCGACGCCTACGAGCTGATCGCGGTCTGCATCGGTCTGAGCATCGTCGCCCACTCCAGCACCGACGTCCCCGTGGCCCGGCTCTTCAGCGTCGAGGAGATCGCGGGCGTGCCGGACGACAGGAAGCGGCCGCAGCCCGAGACCGCGCACCCCGTCGACCGGTAG
- a CDS encoding SDR family NAD(P)-dependent oxidoreductase gives MSTQPRRSRVVAVTGASGRIGRATARAFAASRTRVVLMADRDSRPLEGEGLRRAAEEVRATGGTAVVLPLDVGDPTAVAAAVDRVEAEVGPIDVWVNAPADRAASDGAMGPADRQHLSEVGYLGSVYTTKAVLAPMIERDRGTVVQVSRAEAGRCAEDGPDGPGTARAIEGFHGSLLGELGRLRSRVHLTIVPVTAPEPEGTARAVVAAVDDDPWT, from the coding sequence GTGAGCACGCAGCCGCGCAGGAGCCGGGTCGTCGCGGTGACCGGGGCCTCCGGCAGGATCGGACGGGCCACCGCGCGAGCCTTCGCGGCCTCCCGTACGCGCGTCGTGCTGATGGCCGACCGGGACTCGCGTCCGCTCGAGGGTGAGGGTCTGAGGCGGGCGGCGGAGGAGGTGCGGGCCACCGGAGGCACAGCGGTCGTCCTGCCGCTCGACGTCGGCGACCCGACGGCCGTCGCCGCCGCGGTGGATCGCGTCGAGGCGGAGGTGGGGCCGATCGACGTGTGGGTGAACGCCCCGGCCGACCGTGCCGCGTCCGACGGGGCCATGGGTCCGGCCGACCGCCAGCACCTGTCCGAGGTGGGTTACCTGGGCTCGGTCTACACGACGAAGGCGGTGCTCGCGCCCATGATCGAGCGCGACCGCGGGACCGTCGTCCAGGTGAGCCGGGCCGAGGCCGGGCGCTGCGCCGAGGACGGGCCCGACGGCCCGGGGACGGCGCGGGCGATCGAGGGCTTCCACGGCTCGCTGCTCGGCGAGCTCGGTCGTCTCCGGAGCCGCGTGCACCTGACGATCGTGCCGGTGACGGCGCCCGAGCCCGAGGGCACCGCCCGTGCGGTCGTCGCGGCGGTCGACGACGACCCCTGGACCTGA
- a CDS encoding MarR family winged helix-turn-helix transcriptional regulator: MTSTDATEPETHGSAAAERDPVEVVVGAARVFSAVTAESIAQAGDSVTLPQLRVLTLTATRGALSNGEIASALGVHISNASRLCERLVQAGLLARRDSPSDRRQVQLTITERGTQLLETVTDHRRAVFTEVLGLLPASQQAALSDALADFTRAADQVLRAPRAYLP; this comes from the coding sequence GTGACGAGCACGGACGCCACGGAGCCTGAGACCCACGGGTCGGCGGCGGCCGAGAGGGACCCGGTGGAGGTCGTCGTCGGGGCTGCGCGCGTCTTCTCCGCGGTGACGGCGGAGTCCATCGCCCAGGCGGGCGACAGCGTCACCCTGCCCCAGCTCCGGGTGCTGACGCTGACCGCCACGCGGGGAGCCCTCAGCAACGGTGAGATCGCCTCCGCCCTGGGCGTCCACATCTCCAACGCCAGCCGGCTGTGCGAACGCCTCGTGCAGGCGGGCCTGCTCGCTCGGCGCGACTCCCCCAGCGACCGCCGGCAGGTGCAGCTGACGATCACCGAGCGCGGCACCCAGCTGCTCGAGACGGTGACGGACCACCGTCGCGCGGTCTTCACCGAGGTCCTCGGCCTGCTCCCGGCGTCGCAGCAGGCCGCACTCAGCGACGCGCTCGCCGACTTCACCCGCGCGGCGGACCAGGTCCTCCGCGCCCCGCGCGCCTACCTGCCCTGA
- a CDS encoding glycoside hydrolase family 25 domain-containing protein has product MRALVRTYLTLLASALVLVALAGPAAAAVPGPRTGVDVSWPQCGTQPSDRFAFAVVGVNGGISSTTNPCLAEQLAWAHAIPGSIVPGQPRVQLYVNTANPGKVLEAYAVTTWPTDDVDPRGRRSTGTVDERRRNPYGPCTTTQGRTSGANDLACSWQYGWNRAVESVDERFAPAAREAGLSDRAADYTWWLDVETMNSWQEGGTGALARNTAALEGMAQMYRSEGARVGLYSTAHQWRQVVGGTLDVAPGAVPVVGAALLGLPSWLAGASDAHDARLTCAAATGLTGGQVVMVQHVVGELDHDTSCL; this is encoded by the coding sequence ATGAGAGCACTCGTCCGGACGTATCTCACCCTCCTCGCGTCGGCCCTCGTCCTGGTCGCGCTGGCCGGACCGGCTGCCGCGGCGGTCCCGGGACCCAGGACGGGGGTCGACGTCTCCTGGCCGCAGTGCGGCACGCAACCCTCCGACCGCTTCGCCTTCGCCGTCGTCGGCGTCAACGGGGGGATCTCCTCGACGACGAACCCCTGCCTCGCCGAGCAGCTGGCCTGGGCGCACGCGATCCCGGGCAGCATCGTGCCGGGGCAGCCGCGCGTCCAGCTCTACGTCAACACGGCGAACCCCGGGAAGGTCCTCGAGGCGTACGCCGTCACCACGTGGCCCACCGACGACGTCGATCCCCGGGGACGGCGCTCCACCGGGACGGTCGACGAGCGGCGCCGCAACCCGTACGGCCCGTGCACGACCACCCAAGGTCGCACCTCGGGCGCGAACGACCTCGCCTGCTCCTGGCAGTACGGGTGGAACCGCGCCGTGGAGAGCGTCGACGAGCGGTTCGCGCCCGCGGCCCGGGAGGCCGGGCTCAGCGACAGGGCGGCGGACTACACCTGGTGGCTGGACGTCGAGACCATGAACTCGTGGCAGGAGGGCGGCACCGGCGCGCTGGCGCGCAACACCGCCGCGCTCGAGGGCATGGCGCAGATGTACCGCTCCGAGGGCGCACGCGTCGGGCTGTACTCGACGGCCCACCAGTGGCGGCAGGTCGTCGGTGGCACGCTCGACGTCGCTCCCGGTGCGGTCCCCGTCGTGGGCGCGGCGCTGCTCGGGCTGCCGAGCTGGCTGGCCGGTGCCTCGGACGCCCACGACGCGCGCCTGACCTGCGCGGCCGCGACCGGCCTGACCGGGGGCCAGGTCGTGATGGTCCAGCACGTCGTCGGGGAGCTCGACCACGACACGAGCTGCCTCTGA